A window of the Besnoitia besnoiti strain Bb-Ger1 chromosome VI, whole genome shotgun sequence genome harbors these coding sequences:
- a CDS encoding 3'5'-cyclic nucleotide phosphodiesterase domain-containing protein (encoded by transcript BESB_066600), protein MKEDLSSVRHEGSMRSVSGDARGEGGESRGGRLSGSAGGAGGGCHMSTGGQGGRGQGAGGGGEATISGHGSERDRGREASGASPHTNLSRSGSTDVILRRFPLKFVDKELEDLFAANINRWMTTRLILMGILTLVVTSMMWPLMAWSFNLQDAFNHHEPLGILFHIDMSVTVIVSVIFVTTKNFRRLARHAELIADAGTFLVVTMWGIWNTIASYILEHSYVQDVISSSTTATHAGYVSLEKTSAWSTSLEASSAVAYLYGLLLIVQLDVVYPSRSRRTWQVHVMFFGFSAASIIIRGALNPDFVPVPFVILRVATYLMLTVFLFIGRHATELQQRQTFYNWLATRKRVDRLESDLKRQKENMKVSTAVEQLVHMVKQCMDSCHTVESEVGSEHRSLLAECNQTLSKCLSILTNTSNLYTVQFGDLDSDAHRDIIQAFLNNHNTSPADWTRVTTAAYTRGVDDLCWTAPGVVSGERHSGGGGNGNSALLDFDDAHSDSHPVGSATRSLTGWAGSSYSPSASWNCYNASWSGGIVEGVFVHPQAPGAHSPGGASDGGKGPVLVPLGGAVGGGAGGLPPRRSSDLLSPSSGSDRSPVLGAHAASPPLPGSAADTALARLEEGRSRGGGREEGHLDRDGRETSPHVGSAGLSRPHARAWETRGDGRTGDRGDADVVRGARKRQTGGTAAGADSTHALEENGLKASAAATAGRGRGGSTGFVHHSKRPASWNEEGETTDRCPRQEGKRDRKVDSGLTNQPLTPQSLADLQARIRYEAIVKILNASPRSTQLSVSGFAVNEAAVRQWSFDCLRHAQTSPSPLVDVGYALLHRACDDLRLPGGDVLLRFLTAVEIQYNPVPYHNCVHGLMVAQKMVALLELLDLTESMDCRDLALVVVAGLCHDIGHPGRNNALFINALDPVAILYNDKSVLENYHSCLTFKTLELPDCDIFLSLRTKEYHVVRSLIIDLILATDMKNHFETVSRFRVRRNALDFDMSADEDFWFVVKMIMKCADLAHCGVAWAQHFQWCQRLSVEFYDQGEEEVVRHLPMSPLCDREKHAEIAKSQLGFMNFVAVPLFEEISAVDSSGNIERECIAVMKTNTSHWESLSVAGTPVPLWGQAVAADVKPPLLHLIDGSGAGSVRPGSKAAEIAARYSAVTYTSLDLTSLVCRTQLSRTRRGSQQSGHRMSDGTST, encoded by the exons ATGAAGGAAGACCTGAGCAGCGTCCGCCACGAAGGCTCCATGCGCTCGGTGTcgggcgacgcccgcggcgagggcggcgagtctcgcggcgggcgcctgtcgggctctgcgggcggcgcaggcggcgggtgCCACATGTCCAccggggggcaggggggtCGGGGCCAgggggctggcggcggcggggaggcgaCGATCAGCGGTcacggcagcgagcgcgaccgaggccgcgaggcgagcggcgcgtcgccgcacacCAACTTGAGTCGCTCGGGCTCGACAGACGTAATTCTGCGGCGGTTTCCTCTCAAGTTCGTCGACAAAGAACTCGAGGACTTGTTCGCGGCCAACATCAACCGCTGGATGACCACGCGGCTCATTCTCATGGGAATCCTCACCCTCGTAGTCACCAGCATGATGTGGCCGCTGATGGCTTGGTCCTTCAACCTCCAAGACGCGTTCAACCACCACGAACCGCTCGGCATCCTCTTCCACATTGACATGAGTGTCACAGTCATCGTCTCAGTGATCTTCGTCACGACGAAAAACttcaggcgcctcgctcgacaCGCCGAGCTCATTGCCGATGCCGGAACCTTCCTA GTGGTGACCATGTGGGGGATTTGGAACACGATTGCGTCGTACATCTTGGAGCACAGCTATGTCCAGGATGTGATTTCGTCGAGCACTACCGCCACGCATGCGGGCTACGTGAGCCTCGAAAAAACATCGGCCTGGTCTACTTCCCTGGAGGCTTCCAGCGCCGTCGCGTACCTCTACGGGCTGCTGCTCATCGTGCAGCTTGACGTCGTCTACCCGTCACG GAGTAGACGCACGTGGCAGGTGCACGTGATGTTCTTCGGCTTCAGTGCGGCGTCGATTATCATCCGCGGAGCTCTCAACCCGGACTTCGTCCCCGTCCCGTTTGT AATCCTTCGAGTGGCGACGTATCTGATGCTGACAGTGTTTCTCTTCATCGGTCGACACGCAACGGAGCTTCAGCAAAGGCAGACGTTCTACAACTGGCTG gcgacgcggaagcgcgtgGACCGGCTGGAGTCGGATCTGAAGCGGCAGAAGGAGAACATGAAGGTCTCGACGGCGGTTGAGCAGCTTGTGCACATGGTGAAGCAGTGCATGGACAGCTGTCACACAGTGGAGAGCGAAGTGGGTTCTGAGCACCGGAGTTTGTTGGCGGAGTGCAATCAGACGCTGAGCAAATGTCTGTCGATTCTCACCAACACGTCGAATCTGTACACCGTGCAGTTTGGCGACCTTGACTCGGACGCGCACCGCGACATCATCCAGGCGTTTCTGAACAACCACAACACGTCGCCTGCAGACTGGACGCGGGTCACCACGGCGGCCTACACGCGCGGCGTGGATGACCTCTGCTGGACTGCGCCGGGGGTCgtcagcggcgagcgccacagcggcggtggcggcaaCGGCAACTCCGCCTTGCTTGACTTCGACGACGCGCACTCAGACAGCCACCCCGTCggctcggcgacgcgctcccTCACGGGCTGGGCGGGCAGCAGCtactcgccctccgcgagctGGAACTGCTACAACGCCTCCTGGTCGGGCGGCATCGTCGAAGGGGTCTTCGTGCACCCGCAGGCCCCGGGCGCACACAgtcccggcggcgcgtctgacGGCGGCAAGGGCCCCGTCCTCGtgcctctcggcggcgccgtgggcggaggcgccggaggacttcccccgcggcgcagcagcgacctGCTCTCGCCCAGCTCCGGCTCAGACCGCTCGCCGGTGCTCggggcgcatgcagcttccccgccgctgcccggctccgccgccgacaccgcactcgcgcgcctcgaggaggGGCGCTCCAGGGGCGGGGGCCGCGAAGAGGGACACCTCGACCGCGAcggcagagagacgagccCACATGTGGGGtccgcgggcctctcgcgcccgcacgcgcgagcctgggagacgcgaggcgacggacgAACGGgggacagaggagacgccgacgtcgtccgcggcgcgcgtaaAAGGCAGACCGgggggacggcggcgggcgcggattCGACACATGCCCTCGAAGAAAACGGCCTGAaggccagcgccgccgcgacggctgGTCGGGGCCGTGGCGGCTCCACAGGCTTCGTGCACCACAGCAAACGTCCTGCGTCGTGgaacgaggagggcgagacgacCGACCGGTGCCCCCGGCAAGAAGGCAAACGCGACCGGAAGGTGGACTCGGGCCTCACCAATCAGCCGCTCACGCCACAGTCCCTCGCGGATCTCCAGGCGCGCATTCGCTACGAGGCCATCGTCAAAATCCTcaacgcctcgccgcgctccacaCAGCTTTCAGTG AGCGGCTTTGCTGTCAACGAAGCAGCTGTTCGCCAGTGGAGCTTCGATTGCCTCCGCCACGCGCAgacgtctccctctccgcttGTCGACGTCGGCtacgcgctgctgcaccgcGCATGCGACGATCTGCGCCTTCCGGGCGGGGACGTGCTGCTGAGATTCCTGACGGCTGTGGAGATCCAATACAACCCCGTGCCATACCACAACTGCGTCCACGGCCTGATG GTGGCGCAGAAGATGGTGGCGTTGCTGGAGTTGCTCGACTTGACCGAGTCGATGGACTGCCGCGATCTCGCGCtagtcgtcgtcgctggcctCTGTCACGACATCGGTCACCCCGGAAGGAACAACGCGCTCTTCATCAACGCCTTAGATCCCGTGGCGATTCTCTACAACGACAAGAGCGTGCTGGAAAACTATCACTCCTGCCTCACCTTCAAGACGCTCGAACTCCCCGACTGCGAcatcttcctctctctcagaACCAAG GAATACCACGTGGTGCGCTCGTTGATCATCGACTTGATTCTCGCGACGGATATGAAGAATCACTTCGAGACtgtctcgcgcttccgc GTGCGTCGGAACGCGTTGGATTTCGACAtgagcgcagacgaggactTTTGGTTCGTGGTGAAGATGATTATGAAATGCGCCGACCTCGCGCACTGCGGAGTGGCCTGGGCGCAGCACTTCCAGTGGTGCCAGCGCCTCTCGGTGGAGTTCTACGACCAG ggagaagaggaagtgGTGCGGCACCTGCCCATGTCGCCTCTGTGCGACCGTGAGAAACACGCGGAGATTGCGAAATCGCAACTCGGGTTCATGAACTTCGTCGCCGTGCCTCTCTTTGAGGAAATTTCCGCCGTCGATTCCAGTGGAAATATCGA GCGGGAGTGCATCGCGGTGATGAAGACGAACACGTCGCACTGGGAGTCGCTGTCGGTGGCAGGGACTCCGGTTCCCCTGTGGGGGCAGGCGGTAGCGGCGGACGTGAAGCCTCCACTTCTGCATCTGATTGACGGCTCGGGCGCGGGCAGTGTGCGACCGGGGAGCAAGGCGGCGGAGATCGCAGCCCGCTACTCCGCAGTGACCTACACGTCACTGGATCTCACCTCGCTCGTCTGCCGCACGCAGCtgagccgcacgcgccggggCAGCCAGCAGAGCGGGCACCGCATGTCGGACGGAACGTCGACCTGA
- a CDS encoding putative histone lysine methyltransferase, SET (encoded by transcript BESB_066610), translated as MLREIEKRRGGTTASPGAPACLGAPCAVAGNQAARAQARGDALKPRDGGARGGETSVESESRSGMRERRPERRTEASVRGETMASSKGVVGLEVGHGAGFGRRVQRSHGLPPAPLTSSVWTSCPASSQRCPCGCDAPAHAPRSPALSSSSFSSASAVGSSSGFAASGTCLASSASDCPAEPPAQDSEPCTASSRSSSASSASASASPRFHSFPLSSSSVSFVLHTGGLSARAAHFQECAVHGAPVFDGNSAALLRSRDENALLSQSPPPSSASAPPGAPARPSSAGETDPATSVSQPPAPGGGSQAKWQFARVKTVSFANLSECGSSHGSPTTTSTGTPTAAAPRRRRLPPRSSGGAIRAVPRRPLWLRPARAGAQAARAQGPSLRRPPATSAAAAGATRVGGAGAATRAPAAARGRVCRTEPARGAAAGAGAGAAAGACRRPSSAAAPRPRSWGETPRWSVAIGGVAGVAGVVSSLRAAAGGSWAHFRGTAVSAGGGAGPARPGGGGRTTAARAAASGRRWGSARRAATT; from the coding sequence ATGCTGAGAGAGATCGAGaaacgccgcggagggacCACCGCGTCCCCTGGAGCGCCGGCGTGCCTAGGCGCGCCATGTGCAGTCGCAGGGAAtcaggctgcgcgcgcgcaggctcgGGGAGACGCCTTGAAGCCCCGAGACGGTGGTGCAAGAGGCGGAGAAACAAGCGTAGAAAGCGAGAGCCGGAGCGGGATGCGTGAGCGTAGACCGGAGCGCAGGACGGAGGCTAGCGTCCGTGGAGAGACTATGGCGAGCTCTAAAGGGGTGGTAGGGTTGGAGGTTGGGCATGGGGCGGGGTTCGGCAGGCGCGTCCAGCGATCTCACGGTCTCCCTCCTGCTCCCCTCACCTCTAGCGTGTGGACTTCGTGTCCAGCCTCATCTCAGCGGTGCCCATGCGGGTgtgacgcgcccgcgcatgcACCGCGCTCCCCTGCGTTGTCTTCCAgctcgttttcttccgcttctgctgTCGGCTCGTCTTCGGGCTTCGCTGCTTCCGGCACGTGTcttgcttcgtctgcgtcggaCTGCCCCGCTGAGCCGCCTGCCCAAGACTCTGAGCCTTGTACTGCATCGTCCCGctcttcgtccgcctcctctgcctctgcctctgcctctcctcgaTTTCATTCTTTCCCTttgtcttcgtcctctgttTCGTTTGTTCTCCACACGGGCGGACTGTccgcgcgtgctgcgcacTTCCAGGAGTGTGCCGTTCATGGCGCTCCTGTCTTCGACGGCAATTCCGCTGCGTTGCTCCGCAGCCGAGACGAGAACGCCTTGCTGTCGCAGTCCCCGCCGCCatcctcggcgtcggcgcctccaggGGCTCCAGCCCGgccgtcctccgcgggtGAGACAGACCCGGCGACCAGCGTCTCTCAGCCGCCCGCCCCTGGCGGCGGTTCGCAGGCGAAGTGGCAGTTTGCGCGGGTTAAAaccgtctccttcgcgaaCCTAAGCGAGTGCGGCAGCTCCCACGGCTCcccgacgacgacgtcgaCGGGCACaccgaccgcggcggcgccccggcggaggcgccttcctcctcggtcTTCTGGCGGCGCCATTCGCGCTGTGCCACGTCGCCCGCTGTGGCTCAGGCCGGCtcgggcgggcgcgcaggcggctcggGCGCAGGgcccttctctgcgtcgaccgcccgcgacgagcgccgcagccgccggcgcgactcgggtgggcggcgctggcgcggcgacaagggcgccggcggcggctcgtGGACGAGTCTGTCGCACAGAGCCAGCgagaggggcggcggcgggggcgggggcgggggcagcggcgggcgcctgtCGACGTCcgagcagcgcagcagcaccgcgtcctcgctcctGGGGCGAGACCCCTCGGTGGTCGGTGGCGATCGGCGGAGTCGCGGGAGTCGCGGGAGTCGTGTCGTccctgcgggcggcggccggagGGTCTTGGGCGCATTTCCGCGGAACGGCAGTATcagcgggagggggggcggggcctgCGAGACCAGGCGGGGGCGGACGCAcaacggcggcgcgggcggcggcctcggggcgACGCTGGGGAAGTGCCAGGCGCGCTGCAACGACGTGA
- a CDS encoding aspartate-tRNA ligase (encoded by transcript BESB_066620) yields MPAEDAKREEGAAPEVAGSDGAAGAEGALSKKAQKKAEKGAAKEAAKAAKREAVEAEQRAAQAVLNKKVENVEEDVFGYLPVIDSSFKTSRVWIPISELHNHVGETVWLRARIQESRGKGSVAFLMLREGRQTVQAVLDAKRGNTKDMIKWTTSVPLESIVDIQGEVVKPEVEIQSTTQKTVELLTKKLFCVSKAAQELPFQLRDAMRPEDGTEGGIRVNLDTRLDNRILDLRTPVNQAIFRIQSQTVQLFREFLISNRFVEIHSPKLIGGASEGGASCFTLKYFNRDACLAQSPQLYKQMAMAADFERVFEIGPVFRAENSNTHRHMCEFTGLDLEMTFKEHYSEVLDLLDDLFKFIFKGLSERCKREIDMFHQQYPAEPFTWIEETPRLPFAEGVQMLRDAGCPNIPDDISEFDLSTEQEKMLGRLVKEKYKTDFYMLIQYPLKVRPFYTMPDPTNKTFSNSYDFFMRNEEIISGAQRVHDPELLTQRCIECGVPPNSIQTYIDSFRLGTAPHGGAGIGLERVVMLFLGAKNIRQVSLFPRDPKRLTP; encoded by the exons ATGCCGGCTgaggacgcgaagagagaagaaggcgctgcgcctgagGTGGCTGGAtccgacggcgccgccggagctgAGGGCGCGCTGTCCAAGAAGGCCcagaagaaagcggaaaaagGAGCTGCGAAGGAAGCCGCcaaggcagcgaagcgcgaggctgtCG AGGCGGAGCAGCGTGCGGCGCAGGCTGTGCTGAACAAGAAGGTGGAGAACGTTGAGGAAGATGTTTTCGGTTACTTGCCGGTCATCGACTCCAGCTTCAAGACCTCCCGCGTCTGGATCCCCATCTCCGAGCTTCACAACCACGTCGGGGAGACTGTGTGGCTTCGCGCCCGCATTCAGGAGTCCCGCGGCAAAG GAAGCGTCGCGTTTTTGATGCTGCGCGAGGGGCGGCAGACCGTGCAAGCTGTGCTGGACGCGAAACGAGGCAACACGAAGGACATGATCAAATGGACGACGAGCGTGCCGCTGGAGTCCATCGTGGACATTCAGGGCGAAGTCGTCAAGCCGGAAGTCGAGATCCAGTCGACTACGCAGAAAACTGTCGAGCTCCTCACCAAGAAGCTCTTCTGCGTCAGCAAAGCCGCCCAGGAACTCCCCTTCCAACTCCGAGACGCCATGCGCCCCGAAGATGGCACAGAGGGA GGCATTCGCGTGAACCTTGACACGCGTCTGGACAATCGTATCTTGGATCTGCGCACACCGGTGAACCAGGCGATCTTCCGCATCCAGTCGCAGACCGTGCAGCTATTCCGCGAGTTCCTGATCTCCAACAGATTCGTCGAGATCCACTCGCCCAAACTGATTGGGGGTgccagcgagggcggagcCTCTTGCTTCACGCTCAAGTACTTCAATCGCGAcgcgtgcctcgcgcagTCTCCTCAGCTCTACAAGCAAATGGCCATGGCCGCTGACTTCGAGCGAGTCTTTGAAATCG gcccGGTCTTCCGCGCGGAGAACAGCAACACGCATCGCCACATGTGCGAGTTCACCGGCCTCGATTTGGAAATGACGTTCAAGGAGCACTACTCGGAGGTTTTGGATCTGCTAGACGATCTCTTCAAATTCATCTTCAAGGGACTCTCTGAACGATGCAAACGT GAAATCGACATGTTCCACCAGCAGTATCCGGCCGAGCCGTTCACGTGGatcgaggagacgccgcggctgcccttcgcggagggcgtgcagatgctgcgcgacgcaggctgcCCAAACATTCCCGACGACATCTCCGAGTTCGACTTGAGCACGGAGCAAGAGAAAATGCTAGGCAGACTCGTCAAGGAAAAATACAAAACCGACTTCTACATGCTCATTCAGTACCCGCTCAAAGTGCGCCCGTTCTACACCATGCCCGACCCCACGAACAAG ACCTTCTCGAACTCGTACGACTTCTTCATGCGCAACGAGGAAATCAtcagcggcgcgcagcgcgtccaCGACCCAGAACTTCTCACGCAACGCTGCATCGAATGCGGAGTGCCTCCCAACTCGATCCAGACGTACATCGACTCCTTCCGCCTCGGCACGGCGCCCCACGGCGGTGCTGGAATCGGACTTGAGCGCGTTGTCATGCTTTTCTTGG GCGCTAAAAACATTCGTCAAGTTTCCTTGTTCCCGCGCGACCCCAAGCGCTTGACGCCGTaa
- a CDS encoding hypothetical protein (encoded by transcript BESB_066630), with translation MRDGRPRRRCWRRFLTEGLRREARLLRRARMRAAGGGEDCTRRGGSQASRNTHTEDPTEAPSPSADAAVASGEEMREEEAEGTRDSTQRRDGWAAKIRVADDASARGE, from the coding sequence ATGAGAGacggcaggccgcggagacgctgctggAGGCGGTTCCTGACGgaggggctgcggcgagaagcgcgccttctccggcgagcgagaatgcgagcagcaggaggagggGAAGACTGCACAAGACGTGGAGGATCGCAGGCAAGCCGAAATACACACACCGAGGACCCGACCGAAGCTCCCTCTCCATCAGCCGACGCTGCAGTCGCCTCAGGAGAAGAGatgagagaggaggaggcggaaggaaCCCGAGATagcacgcagagaagagacggctGGGCGGCAAAGATCCGCGTTGCGGACGATGcctcggcgcgaggagaataA
- a CDS encoding hypothetical protein (encoded by transcript BESB_066640): MTALARGEVKATPANGQHQKAMKRKGKRRQTEEDSRECDGGHKLEAKKRPTKSVKKRRQGRSAAAEKASSAGASRSACAGAGSRSREASSQRLTRDKAKTRDIMAQRKRDRGEKKLKKGVKASPSALRAPAGKKGKKPRQPAASSGAEAVVGVQQAFSSALAALKKRGRKHKGAREKVIALRRRKRDLKKGAARSGLATAAEKSGKTRRCGRKKPGRKPKLERPETLKGKHRGRAEMGATLSSLSSSSSSSASPLPVPRHPFPRVPTTCPGVPKRSKKASHDDRGRDAQGHIARPPLSPLDALRPDLPAQQLRRVASPPFPPCDSPLLSPPLASPSRAPSPLGSPSSFLGFLTSLKKRQQPPQQRVKRGYVRRSLSAAFSARVHEQDGSSRRLAELVARNSPAGAPDEARTQGDEQVRTASAEGDGKRHARPSESGSAPATPPPSGEFSKVTGAEAVHEAREGKRKREVEERDDGGGGGGKKQRAQTAGRLGSEGDESEGASARAQEETESRVERARKENLALWKQGQAVLAKTKPSPLFSALPSYRLLWSSAAGGRQGQQREAMKGVTSQSATEGVKREGEKEAVKPSGGSSGGNAKEGREKPRARRLSDAQADKCGDAAVERRGSAADAQDSVASRRPLRQCRVLAACSSSASSSSSSGSSSSASSSSSLAAASARGPASPPASAASPSPSARSGESSSVSRGHPRRSARLNPGATSSAPPCGAADADEKPSKPPAAPPEGGGKPRASPSGAPVAEFYSGPLQPACAASKSSSDLPVSSVSSPASPASTASSTLSLDAAAAPPSRPSSNFRYCAPYIRSLARRAGWERVPPSLLLLFVEDVGASLSSGLWRRRRMRGAGRGDAAGGDAAGGDAAGGDAAGGEGVASDGRGGGFAAFGKRRTEKRRLGEVERLLQVQNEWARAKAVSLWRRARSQGAVEGESFKDIRTRLRGQFVRRAGWMAAAYEES, translated from the coding sequence ATGACTGCATTGGCTAGGGGGGAAGTGAAGGCGACTCCTGCGAACGGGCAACACCAGAAGGCGATGAAGAGAAAGGGGAAACGAAGACAGACGGAGGAAGATTCGAGAGAGTGCGACGGAGGCCACAAactggaggcgaagaagcgcccgACAAAGAGcgtgaagaagcggagacaggggaggtctgctgcggctgagAAAGCGTCTTCCGCCGGTGCGTCGCGGTCAGcttgcgccggcgccgggtCGCGCAGCCGTGAGGCATCGTCTCAGCGCTTGACCAGGGAtaaggcgaagacgcgagaTATAATGGCACAGCGGAAGCGAGATCGAGGCGAAAAAAAGCTGAAGAAGGGCGTCAAAGCTTCACCCAGCGCCTTGCGTGCGCCAGCCGGAAAGAAAGGCaagaagccgcggcagcccgcggcttcttccggggcggaggcggtcGTGGGCGTGCAACAGGCtttctcgtctgcgctggcggcgctgaaaaagcgaggcagaaaacacaaaggcgcgagggagaaagtcatcgcgctgcggagaaggaagcgcgacctcaagaagggcgcggctcgctcgggCCTCGCCACGGCCGCGgaaaaaagcggaaaaacAAGGCGGTGCGGAAGGAAGAAACCCGGGAGAAAACCCAAGCTCGAACGACCCGAAACACTCAAAGGAAAACACCGAGGTCGAGCGGAAATGGGTGCgacgctctcctctctgtcctcttcttcctcgtcttctgcgtcgccgttgcCTGTGCCCCGTCATCCGTTTCCGCGGGTGCCCACGACCTGCCCAGGCGTTCCGAAGCGTAGCAAGAAAGCTAGTCACGACGATagagggcgagacgcgcagggacACAttgcgcgtccgccgctgtcgcccctCGATGCGCTGCGTCCAGATCtccctgcgcagcagctgaggcgCGTCGCATCGCCTCCTTTCCCCCCGTGTGACTCGCCTTTGCTTTCGCCTCCCctggcctcgccgtctcgcgcgccctcgcctctggGGTCCCCCTCGAGTTTTCTAGGTTTCCTCACTTCGCTCaagaagcggcagcagcctccgcagcagcgcgtcaaGCGCGGATACGTCCGCCGGAGTCTCAGCGCGGCCTTCTCAGCACGCGTACATGAACAGGACGGCTCGAGCAGGAGACTCGCGGAGTTGGTAGCGCGAAACAGCCCAGCCGGCGCacccgacgaggcgcggacaCAGGGCGACGAGCAGGTGCGCACGGCTtcagcggaaggcgacggcaagAGACACGCAAGGCCGTCtgagagcggcagcgcgccagcgactccgccgccgagTGGGGAGTTCAGCAAGGTCacgggcgcagaggcggttcatgaagcgcgagaaggcaagcggaagcgcgaagtagaggagcgagacgatggaggaggagggggaggcaaGAAGCAGAGGGCACAGACCGCGGGGCGCCTGggcagcgagggagacgagtcCGAGGGggccagcgcccgcgcgcaagaggagacagagagcagagtcgagcgcgcgcggaaggaaaACCTTGCGCTGTGGAAGCAGGGACAGGCGGTGCTCGCGAAGACGAAACCGAGTccgctcttctccgcccttcCCAGCTACCGGCTGCTGtggagcagcgccgcaggaggccgcCAAGGCCAGCAGAGGGAAGCGATGAAGGGGGTTACGTCGCAGAGTGCAACGGAAGGCGTcaagcgagaaggagagaaggaagcagTCAAGCCGAGTGGAGGCTCCAGTGGAGGCAACGCGAAGGAAGGCCGGGAAAAGCCACGCGCACGGCGCTTGTCAGACGCCCAAGCTGACAagtgcggagacgcagcagtCGAGAGACGTGGGAGCGCGGCGGATGCTCAGGACTCTGTCGCGAGCCGCCGACCGCTGCGCCAGTGCCGTGTACTCGCTGCAtgttcgtcttccgcctcgtcgtcctcttcttctgggtcctcctcttctgcgtcgtcgtcctcttcgctcgctgcggcatccgcgcgaggcccggCTTCACCGCCtgcttctgccgcctcgccctcgccctcggctcGGTCTGGCGAGTCGTCGTCAGTCTCTCGCGGGCacccgcgtcgctctgcgcgtttAAATCCGGGTGCgacgtcctctgcgccgccctgtggcgcagcggacgccgACGAGAAGCCCTCAAAACCGCCAGCGGCTccgccggagggcggcggcaagcCCCGCGCGAGTCCCTCCGGGGCGCCAGTGGCGGAATTTTACTCcgggccgctgcagcctgcCTGTGCGGCGTCTAAATCTTCTTCGGACCTCCCTGTTTCCTCAgtttcttcgcctgcctcacCAGCCTCGACTGCTTCCTCTACTTTGTCTCtggacgccgctgcagctccgccgtcgcggccgtcttCGAACTTCCGGTACTGCGCGCCGTATATTCGGAgtctggcgcggcgggcCGGCTGGGAACGCgtgccgccctcgctgctgctgctgtttgTAGAGGACGTGGGGGCGTCGTTGAGCAGCGGCCTGtggaggagacggaggaTGCGCGgagcagggcgcggcgacgcggctggcggcgacgcggcgggtggcgacgcggcgggtggcgacgcggcgggtggCGAGGGGGTCGCAAGCGATGGGCGAGGGGGCGggttcgccgccttcggaAAGAGACGCACGGAGAAGCGCAGGCTGGGAGAAGTCGAGCGCCTCCTACAGGTTCAGAACGAGTGGGCGCGAGCCAaggccgtctctctctggaggcgcgcgcggtcgcaggGCGCGGTCGAGGGCGAGAGCTTCAAAGACATTCGCacgcggctccgcgggcaGTTCGTGCGCCGTGCGGGCTGGATGGCTGCGGCCTACGAGGAATCCTAG